A portion of the bacterium Unc6 genome contains these proteins:
- a CDS encoding growth inhibitor PemK codes for MERFVKGDVVVVPFPFSDLTRAKRRPALVIAELEGNDLILCQITSQSIRDRYAVLIDKNDFETGTLRRKSNVRPNRIFTADRHIILYRVGHLKPKKIDQIIERIVSILRQ; via the coding sequence ATGGAAAGATTTGTAAAAGGGGATGTAGTAGTCGTTCCTTTCCCTTTCTCAGATTTAACCCGAGCTAAAAGACGACCGGCTTTGGTAATCGCAGAGTTAGAAGGTAATGATCTGATTCTTTGCCAGATAACCAGTCAGTCTATTAGAGACAGATACGCAGTTTTAATTGACAAGAATGATTTTGAAACCGGGACGCTTAGGCGAAAAAGTAATGTGCGACCTAACCGCATATTCACAGCAGATCGTCACATCATCCTGTATCGAGTTGGTCATCTTAAACCTAAAAAGATCGATCAGATAATTGAGAGGATAGTATCTATCCTTCGGCAATAA
- a CDS encoding excinuclease ABC subunit B, with protein sequence MIFHLKSPYKPVSDQPSAIYFLSDGIKKNIRYQTLLGATGTGKTFTIANVISNIDKPVLVISHNKTLAAQLYREFKDFFPSNAVEYFISYYDYYQPEAYIPQTDTYIEKDATINEEIDRLRLKATSSLITRRDVIVVASVSCIYNLGEPSEYEGAHLNISVGQTIPMEDILKEFVSLRYNRDETGFKRGIFRVRGDVVEIFPSYEETPFRIEFFGNRIKKISLIKTDGAFVSNLEKLFLYPAKHFVVSQNRFQDALDSIREELKKRVKELLSAGKEMEANRLKTRTEFDIQMLEEAGVCNGIENYSRHFSRRPAGSRSYALLDYFPKDFLTIIDESHVTIPQIRGMYNADKSRKQTLVDFGFRLPSCMDNRPLKFEEWDMLTPQCIFMSATPGGYELTKSLDRIIEQIIRPTGLVDPKIEVRPIKGQIDDIIKECKNRIKKEQRVLITTLTKKMAEELSRYLEEMGIKARYIHSDLNAFERVGILKDLRLRNIDVLVGVNLLREGLDLPEVSLVAVFDADKEGFLRSKTSLIQVSGRAARNIDGSVILYADTITDSMKEASKESERRRVVQIRYNKQHNIKPKTIQKAVKNYLDTYEKNQISKVTDNIAYYKEKNIQKLEAEMKRTARELNFEKAALIRDRIKQLKKV encoded by the coding sequence ATGATATTTCATCTCAAAAGTCCATACAAACCTGTTAGTGATCAGCCCTCTGCTATTTATTTCCTGTCAGATGGTATTAAAAAAAATATAAGATATCAGACACTGCTTGGCGCAACCGGCACAGGAAAAACATTTACCATTGCAAATGTAATCTCTAATATTGATAAACCCGTCCTTGTAATATCACACAACAAAACACTTGCCGCACAATTATACAGAGAGTTCAAAGATTTTTTCCCCAGCAATGCAGTAGAATACTTCATAAGTTATTATGATTATTACCAGCCCGAAGCATATATCCCGCAGACAGACACATATATTGAAAAAGACGCAACCATAAACGAAGAAATAGACAGACTTCGTCTTAAAGCAACAAGCAGCCTTATTACAAGAAGAGATGTGATTGTTGTTGCAAGCGTTTCCTGTATATATAACCTCGGTGAACCTTCCGAGTATGAGGGAGCACACTTAAATATAAGCGTCGGACAGACTATACCGATGGAGGATATTTTAAAAGAGTTTGTTAGTCTTCGCTATAACAGAGACGAAACAGGGTTTAAGAGAGGTATTTTTAGGGTAAGAGGGGATGTTGTTGAAATTTTTCCGTCATATGAGGAAACCCCTTTCAGGATAGAATTTTTTGGCAACAGAATAAAAAAGATTTCTCTTATAAAAACAGACGGGGCCTTTGTTTCAAACCTTGAAAAACTTTTTCTTTATCCAGCAAAACATTTTGTTGTATCACAAAATAGATTTCAAGATGCCCTTGACTCTATAAGAGAGGAACTTAAAAAAAGAGTAAAAGAACTTTTATCTGCGGGTAAAGAAATGGAGGCAAACAGGTTAAAAACAAGAACAGAATTTGATATTCAGATGCTTGAAGAAGCAGGGGTCTGTAATGGCATAGAAAACTATTCTAGACATTTTTCCCGCCGTCCAGCAGGAAGCCGTTCCTATGCGCTTCTTGATTATTTTCCAAAAGATTTTCTTACCATTATTGATGAATCACATGTTACAATCCCTCAGATTCGGGGAATGTATAATGCAGATAAATCAAGGAAACAAACACTCGTTGATTTTGGTTTCAGACTTCCGTCCTGTATGGATAACAGGCCATTAAAATTTGAAGAATGGGATATGCTTACACCTCAATGTATATTTATGTCTGCAACCCCCGGTGGATATGAACTGACGAAAAGTTTAGATAGAATTATTGAGCAAATTATAAGACCCACGGGACTTGTTGACCCAAAGATAGAGGTTCGCCCGATAAAAGGACAGATAGACGATATTATAAAAGAATGTAAAAACAGGATAAAAAAAGAACAAAGGGTGCTTATAACAACACTTACAAAAAAAATGGCAGAAGAATTGTCCAGGTACCTTGAAGAAATGGGTATAAAGGCAAGATATATACATTCCGATTTAAATGCATTTGAAAGAGTTGGCATCCTGAAAGATTTGAGGCTCAGAAACATAGATGTGCTTGTAGGAGTGAATCTTTTAAGAGAAGGGCTTGACCTTCCGGAGGTTTCTCTTGTTGCTGTTTTTGATGCTGATAAAGAGGGGTTCTTAAGGTCAAAAACCTCGCTGATACAGGTTTCTGGAAGAGCCGCAAGAAATATTGACGGAAGCGTTATACTGTATGCCGATACAATCACCGATTCAATGAAAGAGGCATCAAAAGAATCGGAAAGAAGAAGAGTTGTGCAGATACGATATAATAAGCAACACAATATAAAACCGAAAACAATCCAGAAGGCGGTTAAAAATTATCTTGACACCTATGAGAAAAACCAGATCTCAAAGGTGACAGATAACATAGCCTACTACAAGGAAAAAAATATACAAAAACTTGAAGCAGAAATGAAAAGGACTGCAAGAGAACTAAACTTTGAAAAAGCAGCTTTGATAAGAGATAGAATAAAACAATTAAAAAAAGTTTGA
- a CDS encoding DUF2281 domain-containing protein, which translates to MDVKELIAKEIENVPEPYLMEILDFIRFLETKALEQKMELALASEASLKKDWLKPEEDEAWKDL; encoded by the coding sequence ATGGACGTGAAAGAATTAATCGCCAAGGAGATAGAAAATGTTCCTGAGCCCTATCTCATGGAGATACTGGATTTTATCCGATTTTTAGAGACTAAGGCTTTGGAACAAAAGATGGAACTTGCATTAGCAAGTGAAGCGTCTCTTAAAAAAGATTGGCTGAAGCCTGAGGAGGATGAAGCATGGAAAGATTTGTAA
- a CDS encoding DNA methyltransferase, whose translation MKTNNTRQLTLESLEAIPLTYGSIILNKEMFIQVLVETKTLQDLISLKNKLIVLKDIITNHKKDQEGILNIDANGDTVSLRRDVLTSELNQILESQTVERAKYYLKRLENGVQKVKTSKINDINLLRWKEYDDIITDSLWVLDKRDTSGVHLGWYWGNFIPQIPHQTLIRYTKKGDWVLDAFVGSGTTLIECRRLGRNGIGIELNQEVAREAKKLIEKEQNKDNVVSEVIIGDSRTMNIEEILTKHKINQVQLLIMHPPYHNIIKFSKDEKDLSNAKNTEEFLKMFGEVINNATPYLEKERYFALVIGDKYSKGEWIPLGFYCMNEVLKRGYLLKSIIVKNFEETRGKRNQQELWRYRALVGGFYIFKHEYIMLFKKK comes from the coding sequence ATGAAAACAAATAATACCCGACAATTAACATTAGAAAGTTTAGAGGCTATTCCGCTTACTTATGGTTCAATTATTCTAAATAAAGAGATGTTTATTCAAGTTTTGGTTGAGACTAAAACTCTACAGGATTTAATTTCTCTTAAGAACAAACTAATTGTATTAAAAGATATTATAACTAATCATAAAAAGGACCAAGAAGGCATATTAAATATTGACGCTAATGGAGATACGGTCTCCTTACGCAGAGATGTTCTAACTTCTGAATTAAATCAAATCCTTGAGTCGCAAACAGTTGAAAGAGCTAAGTACTATTTAAAAAGATTGGAAAATGGAGTCCAAAAAGTTAAGACAAGTAAAATCAACGACATAAATCTTTTAAGGTGGAAAGAATATGATGATATTATTACCGATAGCCTTTGGGTATTAGATAAGAGGGATACTTCAGGTGTCCATCTTGGTTGGTATTGGGGAAATTTCATCCCACAGATTCCGCATCAGACCCTGATAAGATATACCAAAAAAGGAGATTGGGTTTTAGATGCATTTGTGGGAAGTGGAACGACCTTGATTGAGTGCCGAAGATTGGGTAGAAACGGAATAGGAATAGAATTAAACCAAGAAGTGGCACGAGAAGCAAAGAAATTGATTGAAAAGGAACAAAATAAAGATAATGTAGTTAGTGAAGTAATAATTGGGGACAGTAGGACGATGAATATAGAAGAAATTTTGACAAAGCACAAAATTAATCAAGTTCAACTTCTTATTATGCATCCTCCGTACCATAATATTATTAAGTTTTCAAAAGATGAAAAAGACCTTTCGAACGCAAAAAATACTGAAGAATTTTTGAAAATGTTTGGGGAGGTGATAAATAATGCAACTCCATACTTAGAAAAAGAGCGGTACTTTGCTTTAGTTATTGGCGATAAGTATTCTAAAGGTGAATGGATACCTTTAGGATTTTATTGTATGAATGAAGTATTAAAAAGAGGCTATTTATTAAAAAGTATAATTGTTAAAAACTTTGAAGAAACGCGAGGCAAGAGAAATCAACAAGAACTTTGGAGATATAGGGCGTTAGTAGGTGGATTTTATATTTTTAAGCATGAATATATAATGTTATTTAAGAAAAAATAG